A single Cannabis sativa cultivar Pink pepper isolate KNU-18-1 chromosome 7, ASM2916894v1, whole genome shotgun sequence DNA region contains:
- the LOC115697006 gene encoding pentatricopeptide repeat-containing protein At5g66520, whose translation MRLTKPTSHSFFQFVKTFTSFALAIRNASSPHKALSLYSDMHQKSVPFDSFSILFTLKSCTRLHNVVLNKHLHAHIIKLGFSSHVYVATSLLYAYIVTSFDDACKLFNEMPVRNTTTWNTMITGYSRLGDVKKAKSVFEEMPERDLVSWSAVIAAHINRGGNEQGLHLFRDMLMNKEGLIPDQVTVGSVLSGCAHMGTLGSLLGKSVHGFIAKNAWELNVELGTVLVDMYAKCGVITSACQVFELMRERNVMSWTALICGAAQHGYCKDALSMFELMQKEGVKANELTFTGILSACVHAGLVEEGQRFFKMIEECGLELKIQHYGCMVDLFGKAGLVEEAYEVIMTMKLQPNVVVWSSFLSACKEHKKFEMAERVTEKVLGIVKPENDGGVYTLICDLYALGGKWDDAERVRKLMVNLNVRKFRGSSYVRNAFS comes from the coding sequence ATGCGTCTAACAAAACCCACAAGCCACTCATTTTTTCAGTTTGTCAAAACCTTTACATCCTTTGCTTTGGCAATAAGAAATGCCTCTTCCCCTCACAAAGCTTTGTCCCTTTATTCAGATATGCACCAGAAGTCTGTTCCTTTTGATAGTTTCTCAATACttttcacactaaaatcatGTACCAGATTGCATAATGTAGTACTCAACAAACACCTCCATGCCCACATTATTAAACTTGGCTTCAGTTCTCATGTCTACGTGGCTACTTCTCTTCTATATGCGTATATAGTTACATCGTTTGATGATGCTTGTAAACTGTTCAATGAAATGCCTGTGAGAAACACTACAACTTGGAACACTATGATTACTGGGTACTCAAGGCTTGGTGATGTAAAGAAGGCAAAGTCTGTGTTCGAGGAAATGCCAGAGAGAGATCTTGTATCGTGGTCTGCTGTGATTGCAGCTCACATAAATAGGGGTGGCAATGAGCAAGGTTTACATCTCTTTCGAGATATGCTGATGAACAAAGAAGGTTTAATACCTGATCAAGTGACTGTAGGATCTGTTCTTTCAGGTTGTGCCCATATGGGTACTCTTGGATCTTTACTAGGGAAATCAGTTCACGGCTTTATAGCAAAGAATGCATGGGAACTGAATGTTGAACTGGGAACAGTTTTAGTGGACATGTATGCTAAGTGCGGGGTTATTACGAGCGCATGTCAAGTGTTTGAGTTAATGCGCGAAAGGAATGTCATGTCTTGGACGGCGTTGATCTGCGGCGCTGCACAACACGGTTACTGTAAAGATGCCTTATCCATGTTTGAGTTGATGCAAAAAGAAGGGGTAAAAGCCAATGAATTGACTTTTACTGGGATTCTTAGTGCCTGTGTACATGCAGGTCTAGTTGAAGAAGGGCAGAGATTTTTCAAGATGATTGAAGAATGTGGATTGGAGCTGAAAATTCAGCACTATGGATGCATGGTTGATTTGTTTGGGAAGGCTGGGCTTGTAGAGGAAGCCTATGAAGTCATTATGACAATGAAACTACAACCTAACGTTGTCGTTTGGTCTTCTTTCTTATCAGCTTGTAAGGAACATAAAAAGTTTGAGATGGCTGAGAGAGTGACTGAGAAGGTTTTGGGGATTGTAAAACCAGAGAACGATGGCGGGGTGTATACTCTCATTTGTGATTTGTATGCTTTGGGTGGGAAATGGGATGATGCAGAAAGAGTGAGGAAATTAATGGTTAACCTAAATGTAAGAAAGTTTAGGGGCTCTAGTTATGTTAGAAATGCATTCTCTTGA
- the LOC115696577 gene encoding uncharacterized protein LOC115696577, with amino-acid sequence MTSNIAESLNAANLAARELPITTLMESLRALIQQWTNTNRNKAQKTTPTTEKKLANNFVDSMTKNVNPINESMFEVVELTRSWVINLKEKTCSCNRFQLDKLPCAHALAVIKERNLNVYNYCSGYYTTRTWLETYNNSTYPVHNHTTWDVPQNIKVIIVLPPNQKIRSRRPRKRRFIADWDTKNRRCSKCGKHGHN; translated from the exons atgacttcaAACATTGCTGAATCTCTAAATGCAGCAAACTTAGCAGCTAGAGAActaccaatcacaacactgatggagtcattgagagcTTTGATACAACAATGGACAAACACAAACAGGAACAAGGCACAGAAAACAACACCTACAACAGAGAAAAAGCTAGCCAACAACTTTGTGGACTCAATgacaaaaaat GTAAACCCAATAAACGAGAGCATGTTCGAAGTAGTAGAACTAACAAGATCATGGGTAATCAATCTAAAGGAGAAAACATGCAGTTGCAACCGATTCCAACTTGACAAACTACCGTGCGCTCATGCGCTTGCTGTGATAAAAGAGAGGAACTTGAATGTTTACAACTACTGTTCAGGTTATTACACGACAAgaacatggcttgaaacatacaACAACTCAACATATCCGGTGCACAATCACACAACATGGGATGTACCACAGAACATAAAAGTTATCATTGTTCTGCCACCAAACCAGAAAATAAGATCTAGAAGACCAAGGAAAAGAAGATTTATAGCTGATTGGGATACAAAAAATAGAAGGTGCAGCAAATGTGGTAAACACGGACACAACTga
- the LOC133039697 gene encoding uncharacterized protein LOC133039697 yields the protein MSELDSLDIRVRPYLQQVGYHKWSRYHNNHNVYSTMTSNIAESLNAANLAARELPITTLMESLRALIQQWTYTNRNKAQKTTPTAEKKLVNNFVDSLTKNVNPINESMFEVVELTRSWVINLKEKTCSCNRFQLDKLPCAHALAVIKERNLNVYNYCSGYYTTRTWLETYSSSTYPVHNHTTWDVPQNIKVIIVLPPNQKIRSGRPRKRRFIADWDTKNRRCSKCGKHGHN from the exons ATGAGCGAGCTGGACAGCTTGGACATTCGTGTCagaccatatttacaacaagttggataccataaatggtcaagataccacAACAACCACAACGTgtattcaactatgacttcaAACATTGCTGAATCTCTAAATGCAGCAAACTTAGCAGCTAGAGAActaccaatcacaacactgatggagtcattgagagcTTTAATACAACAATGGACATACACAAACAGGAACAAGGCACAGAAAACAACACCTACGGCAGAGAAAAAGCTAGTCAACAACTTTGTGGACTCATTgacaaaaaat GTAAACCCAATAAACGAGAGCATGTTCGAAGTAGTAGAACTAACAAGATCATGGGTAATCAATCTAAAGGAGAAAACATGCAGTTGCAACCGATTCCAACTTGACAAACTACCGTGCGCTCATGCGCTTGCTGTGATAAAAGAGAGGAACTTGAATGTTTACAACTACTGTTCAGGTTATTACACGACAAgaacatggcttgaaacatacaGCAGCTCAACATATCCGGTGCACAATCACACAACATGGGATGTACCACAGAACATAAAAGTTATCATTGTTCTGCCACCAAACCAGAAAATAAGATCTGGAAGACCAAGGAAAAGAAGATTTATAGCTGATTGGGATACAAAAAATAGAAGGTGCAGCAAATGTGGTAAACACGGACACAATTga
- the LOC133039698 gene encoding uncharacterized protein LOC133039698: MTSNIAESLNAANITARELPITTLMESLRALIQQWTYTNRNKAQKTTPTAEKKLVNNFVDSLTKNVNPINESMFEVVELTRSWVINLKEKTCSCNRFQLDKLPCAHALAVIKERNLNVYNYCSGYYTTGTWLETYSSSTYPVHNHTTWDVPQNIKVIIVLPPNQKIRSGRPRKRRFIADWDTKNRRCSKCGKHGHN, from the exons atgacttcaAACATTGCTGAATCTCTAAATGCAGCAAACATAACAGCTAGAGAActaccaatcacaacactgatggagtcattgagagcTTTAATACAACAATGGACATACACAAACAGGAACAAGGCACAGAAAACAACACCTACGGCAGAGAAAAAGCTAGTCAACAACTTTGTGGACTCATTgacaaaaaat GTAAACCCAATAAACGAGAGCATGTTCGAAGTAGTAGAACTAACAAGATCATGGGTAATCAATCTAAAGGAGAAAACATGCAGTTGCAACCGATTCCAACTTGACAAACTACCGTGCGCTCATGCGCTTGCTGTGATAAAAGAGAGGAACTTGAATGTTTACAACTACTGTTCAGGTTATTACACGACAGgaacatggcttgaaacatacaGCAGCTCAACATATCCGGTGCACAATCACACAACATGGGATGTACCACAGAACATAAAAGTTATCATTGTTCTGCCACCAAACCAGAAAATAAGATCTGGAAGACCAAGGAAAAGAAGATTTATAGCTGATTGGGATACAAAAAATAGAAGGTGCAGCAAATGTGGTAAACACGGACACAATTga